Proteins found in one Hevea brasiliensis isolate MT/VB/25A 57/8 chromosome 18, ASM3005281v1, whole genome shotgun sequence genomic segment:
- the LOC131175830 gene encoding uncharacterized protein LOC131175830 has protein sequence MDRQKSYADLKRKDIDCEVGDKVFLKVLPWKKILRFGKKGKLSPRFIGPYEIIERAGSVAYKLALPPELSKIHNVFHVLMLMRYRSDPTHVIPRETTEVQPYLTYEEELVAILAREVKELRNKQVSLVKVLWRNHAIEKVTWESEEVVKITGNASSLAVMLPDQTHSKK, from the exons ATGGACaggcagaaatcttatgctgatttAAAGAGAAAAGACATAGATTGTGAAGTGGGTGATAAAGTCTTCTTAAAAGTCTTACCATGGAAGAAGATTTTGAGATTTGGCAAGAAAGGCAAGTTAagtcctaggtttattggtccatatgaaATAATTGAACGTGCGGGTTCGGTAGCCTATAAACTAGCCTTACCACCAGAACTAtcaaagatacataatgttttccacgTCTTGATGTTAATGAGATACAGATCTGACCCAACTCATGTCATTCCCAGAGAGACAACTGAAGTACAACCATATTTGACTTATGAAGAGGAACTGGTGGCAATTCTAGCTCGTGAAGTGAAAGAATTAAGGAATAAGCAAGTTTCActagttaaagtgctatggaggaaTCATGCAATTGAAAAAGTTACTTGGGAAAGCGAGGAA GTTGTAAAAATTACAGGTAACGCTTCTAGTTTAGCTGTTATGCTACCTGATCAG ACGCATTCCAAGAAGTAG